One genomic region from Sander lucioperca isolate FBNREF2018 chromosome 3, SLUC_FBN_1.2, whole genome shotgun sequence encodes:
- the LOC116060614 gene encoding transmembrane protein 266-like, whose product MANAEEVEQAGLSDLEIISQPVEDENQYLAPPVQLVSFGYRDLPLAALDLSLAGSQLLSNADEDENREGSNWLKPCCGRRVALWQVCLLSAGFNCILVACVILVVLFLSLELLIDTKLLQFSNAFQFASIIHWISLIILSLFFSETVFRIVVLGIWDYIENKVEVFDGAVIVLSLAPMVASTVANGPSSPWDAISLIITLRIWRVKRIIDAYVLQVKVEMELEIQQCEKTKAVREEQLERLTQICQEQAFEIRQLRAHLAQQDLDLAAEREAAMQIHHVWSKQGRSFQVVEGLTPGESDDEGSQRNPREPHATADPVVRDDMNNYISQYYSEASSDAGASGLGAQVITTAAIDVHLPTNPNPIQSNSMLGERVGSAASDASTSISRSSGSQTARPHSLSSHTPGSSMTDCSSSSTAQDLSLSYNTHRWCPPSFSGQDPSRNPCRDPCRDPSMVVQELLSSLSEDSCLAQKGLVVDPVNLKLPSPTGSEKASPELDNRINIFNRRNQEERRARGRGCVLLQTKPLIHLQGSTTEPSLEEKYRLLGPADTPLGHMPDT is encoded by the exons GGAAGTGGAGCAGGCCGGTCTATCGGACTTGGAGATCATCTCCCAGCCAGTGGAGGATGAGAACCAGTACTTGGCTCCTCCAGTGCAGCTGGTGAGTTTTGGCTACAGAGATCTGCCCCTCGCAGCTCTTGACCtctcgctggctggctcgcaGCTCCTCTCCAACGCAGATGAAGATGAAAACCGAGAAGG GTCCAACTGGCTGAAGCCTTGCTGCGGTCGCCGAGTGGCCCTGTGGCAGGTCTGTCTGCTCAGCGCTGGCTTCAACTGTATCCTGGTGGCCTGTGTCATCCTGGTGGTGCTTTTCCTGTCCTTGGAACTGCTCATAGACACCAAACTCCTACAAT TTTCCAATGCTTTCCAATTTGCCAGCATTATACACTGGATCAGCCTTATCATCCTGTCACTCTTCTTTTCAGAG ACTGTCTTCAGAATTGTAGTGCTCGGGATCTGGGACTACATAGAGAACAAAGTTGAG GTGTTTGATGGTGCTGTCATCGTGCTGTCTCTGGCCCCCATGGTGGCCTCCACGGTGGCCAATGGGCCCAGCAGTCCCTGGGATGCCATCAGCCTCATCATCACTCTACGCATCTGGAGGGTCAAGAGGATCATTGACG CGTATGTGCTACAAGTCAAAGTTGAGATGGAATTGGAGATCCAGCAGTGTGAGAAGACCAAGGCTGTGAGAGAGGAGCAGCTGGAGCGTCTCACTCAGATCTGCCAGGAACAGGCT TTTGAGATCAGGCAGCTGAGGGCCCATCTGGCCCAGCAGGACCTGGACCTTGCTGCAGAACGTGAAGCAGCCATGCAGATCCACCATGTATGGAGCAAACAGGGCAGGAGTTTTCAGGTTGTAGAAGGCTTGACTCCTGGGGAGTCTGATGATGAAGGCAGCCAGAGAAACCCCAGGGAGCCTCATGCTACTGCAG ATCCAGTTGTGCGTGATGACATGAACAACTACATCAGCCAATACTACAGTGAAGCAAGCAGTG ATGCTGGAGCTTCTGGCTTAGGTGCCCAGGTCATCACCACGGCAGCCATCGACGTTCACCTCCCCACCAATCCAAATCCCATCCAGTCAAACTCGATGCTTGGTGAGAGGGTGGGCAGTGCCGCAAGTGACGCCTCAACCAGCATATCAAGGTCCAGTGGCAGCCAGACGGCCCGCCCCCACAGCCTGAGTAGCCACACCCCGGGTTCGTCTATGACggactgcagcagcagcagcacagctcAGGACCTCAGTCTGAGCTACAACACCCATCGCTGGTGCCCTCCTTCCTTCTCAGGCCAGGACCCCAGCAGGAACCCTTGCAGGGACCCTTGCAGGGACCCCAGCATGGTGGTGCAGGAGctactctcctccctctctgagGACTCCTGCCTTGCTCAAAAGGGCCTGGTAGTAGACCCTGTCAACCTTAAGCTTCCCAGCCCTACTGGCTCAGAAAAGGCCAGCCCTGAACTGGACAACAGAATAAACATCTTCAACCGCAGGAACCAAGAGGAGAGACGAGCCCGGGGAAGGGGTTGTGTGCTGTTGCAGACTAAGCCACTGATCCACCTGCAGGGCAGCACCACTGAGCCGTCCCTGGAGGAGAAGTACCGGCTCCTGGGACCAGCTGACACACCTCTGGGGCACATGCCTGatacatag